A genomic region of Papaver somniferum cultivar HN1 chromosome 7, ASM357369v1, whole genome shotgun sequence contains the following coding sequences:
- the LOC113295058 gene encoding uncharacterized protein LOC113295058, with amino-acid sequence MKLFDNFMDDWKSLCWSPTVEEYCRRYKQFCTIWSPKYSISVNYVTTTWLDKSKQKFVRAWTDKIKHYNNVATSRVESAHGALKKYFGTSQGSFVTSWYNAHQRFENDFVQIQSDFEDSATRTMHNFSKQPMFQMLLNNVSHLGLRLFNDELKRMDKHGSDTKKCGCVILTTNGLPCAHMLLQFKLSHGFIPLSAIDSFYRQLTTTPPVKDRTTKAFQDLLEIKSIEKVWDASTDTQRAIMQSELGVLGNSKTNYLKEPKVSEVQHGRPTKLQQMKNKTTKRNLSEFELVKNAFNMC; translated from the coding sequence atgaagtTGTTTGATAATTTTATGGATGACTGGAAGTCCCTTTGTTGGTCACCAACTGTAGAAGAGTACTGCAGACGGTATAAACAGTTTTGTACTATATGGTCTCCTAAATACAGCATTTCAGTGAATTATGTGACCACTACTTGGTTAGATAAGTCAAAACAGAAATTTGTTCGAGCATGGACTGATAAGATTAAACACTATAACAATGTCGCTACAAGCAGGGTGGAAAGTGCACACGGTGCATTGAAAAAATACTTTGGGACATCACAAGGGTCATTTGTTACTAGTTGGTATAATGCTCATCAAAGGTTTGAAAATGATTTTGTGCAAATCCAAAGTGACTTTGAGGATAGCGCAACAAGAACCATGCATAACTTTTCGAAACAACCAATGTTTCAGATGCTTCTGAATAATGTGTCGCATTTAGGTTTGAGGCTTTTCAATGATGAGTTAAAACGTATGGACAAACATGGGTCAGACACTAAAAAATGTGGGTGTGTGATTCTTACAACCAACGGGTTACCCTGTGCACACATGTTGCTTCAATTTAAGTTATCTCATGGTTTCATACCTCTAAGCGCCATCGATTCATTTTATCGGCAATTGACTACTACTCCACCAGTAAAAGACCGTACGACAAAAGCATTTCAAGACTTGCTTGAAATAAAATCTATTGAGAAAGTGTGGGATGCTTCAACTGACACTCAAAGAGCTATCATGCAATCAGAGCTTGGGGTGCTTGGAAATTCAAAAACAAATTACTTGAAGGAGCCGAAAGTGTCTGAAGTACAACACGGTAGGCCGACAAAGTTGCAGCAGATGAAGAACAAGACAACTAAAAGAAACTTATCTGAATTTGAACTTGTTAAAAATGCTTTTAACATGTGCTGA